DNA sequence from the Eulemur rufifrons isolate Redbay chromosome 6, OSU_ERuf_1, whole genome shotgun sequence genome:
atctataaaatattctaattcatttaattattgatGGGCTTAtgagtatatattttaatgtttatggctcatttatattttattttctgtggatTACCTGTTCTTATCCTTTGACTATTTTATTCTACAAAATATATAGGCTATCTTTTATATtgatttgtaaataattttttattatggatgTTAATCCTTTGTTGCTTATGTATAGatgatacatatatttttctcttatttttattatttaggtgtttttaaaaattatgtctttcTCACAATTATTTTGATGTAGTCAGAGATCATAATCTTTTTATTTGCTGCCATTAGGTTGGTATCATTCATGGAATGATCACCATCGTCTCAAGATGATAATAGCTCTGTCTTtgatttcttctagaaattttatagctATGCATTTATATTATGATCATAAATACACTTGGAATTCAatgttatttattgaataattcataCATTTTCCACTGGTAGAACCTGCTATTTTTATCAAACactaaattttcatatatagatatatttgtagacattgtctttttttccttttttcaatttttcagttCTGGCCTCTGTACCCTACAGCTTATAATAAACTTTATTGTAATATTGTTAACCTATCCTACCCACTTTTGTcctgtttaaaaatttatttggttATTGTAGTGCaattaatcttcttttttttttttcttattttattttattttattttttttaataaaaactttttttttttattatgtatccctcctttccccacgcccccttcccgagtcagcaccttcaagtgttaccgctccAATTAATCTTCTAAACAAACTTTAGGGTCAtcttcacaaaattaaaataaaatctcattaagaTTTAGATTGGAATAGAATTGAATCTATACAGAAATTTGATAAAAATCCTTCACAATTTTGAATTTCCCCCCATAGATGTAATGTATCTCCCTTTATTTATTCAAGTCTTCTTATGTTCTGTGTTTTAATGacatttcatagttttcttttatttttaatgtacatattATTAAGTTATCCTTGAGTATTTTATGATGTTTCTTGCTAAAGTAACTTTGTTTGGAGATGTGTAGGGAAACTATTTAATTTGTTTGTTATTATCATGTTGCCCTACTAAACTCTTTTATTAGTTTAATAGttcaaatttgatttttcaaatttttgctaggagaaaaataatagcatAGGTGAAAAGATAACTTCAGTcttcattttcaatatttctatttcttgtttgtttttcattttattttgttggctAGTATCTCCAGCTAAAAGCTATTTTAGGGAGGGATAACATGTACATCTGGTTgattttgaattctatttttaaaaagatatttgattttatttaagttatatattaaatttcatcAAATGTCTTTGTAATATCTATTGAGATTATtaggtttttcttatttcttaatatatAGTTACTTACATTAATTGGCTTTCTAATGTTACACCAGCCTATGCTTCAAACACCTAATTTGGTCATAGTGTATTATTAATTTGCTACACTGTCAAATTTAGATAAGTAATATTTATgtaagatttttgcatctatattaataaGTTAGACTggctattaattttctttttgttaataatgTTCTTGCCTGGTTGTTATGGATATGCTAAAGTTAATCATAATGAACATACTGTTGGTTTATTGTAacttttatcaatataaaatagTCTTCTTAATGCTATTTAATATTGTTACTATGAATTCTACTAATGTATTGTCAgacttaggtttttaaaaaattaatagttctTTGAATCTATGACTGTCCATCCATTTACTTTAAGTACTTTAAGTGTGTCTCCTGTTATGAACATATATCTGGATTTTAACACATCATCTGAGCATTTCTGTCTTTTGACAAATGAATTTAAGCAACAACATATGTAGGGTCACTGACATATTGggtttttgtttcctatttactacatttgaaaaatatttcatatttctaaacTCTTGACAATTGCTAGATTGAtggagtttaattttcttttacccCTTTTATTAGTTTGAAGGTATCTATGCCATTTATGTTCTACTACTGGAGTTAAAGAAACATATATAAaccaataattattattaaatttatgaattagttacaaaaataaattattgaatgaattaactaATTACAATGGATGTCATCAGATATGAAGCATGGTAGATCTACTTggatctgtttaaggtatctccatactgctttccacagagtttgcacagtttgcagtcccaccagcagtgtatgagtgttcctatctctctgcatctatggcaacatatttattgttttgggactttttgatgaaggccattctcaagtgcccatcaatacatgagtggattgataaaatgtagtatacgtgtaccatggagtactattcagctataagaaacaatggtgatatagcacctcttgtattttcctggatagagctggaatccattctactaagtgaagtatcccaagaatggaaaaataagcacacatgtactcaccatcaaattggtttcactgatcaacacctaaatgcacatacaggaataacatttattgggcattgggcagatgggaggggggaggaggggatggatatatagatacataatgagtgtgatatgcaccatctgagggatggacatgcttgaagctctgactgggggtggggggcaagggcaatatacataacctaacataataagctgaaatgaaaaaaatgttcatactacccaaagtaatctacagactcaatgcaatccctaccaaaataccaatgacattcttcatagaaataaaaaaaaaatcctaaaatttatatggaatcacaGAAGACCTAGAAttgccaaagccatcctgagcaaacacaacaaaactggaggaatcacgttatttgacttcaaattctactacagagctgtagtaaccaaaacagcatgttactggcataaaaacagatacatagaccaatggaacagaacagagaacccagaaagaaaTCCATACATATATAATCAACCTatctttgacaaagatgccatACTGTCCTGGGAAAAGGATagtctgttcaataaatggtgctgggaaaactggatattcatatgaaaAATGAATTACTAGGCCtttgtctctcaccatatacaaaaatcaaatcaaaatggattaaagacttacatctagacctgaaactataaaactattaaaaaattggagaaacacttcaggacattggtctgagcaaagGCTTCTTGTATAAtactcccaaagcacaggcaaccaaactgaaattggacaaatgggattacgTCAAGCTAAAAAACTTCtacacagtcaaggaaacaatcaacaaggTGAAgaaacaactcacagaatgggagaagatatttgcaaactacccatctgacaagggattaataactggaatatataaggagctccaacaacttgataggaaaaaactcaaataatccgaattaaaaatgggcaaagaatctgaatagacatttctcaaaagaagacatacaaatggccaacaggtatatgaaaaaatgctcaacatcattagtcatcagagaaatgcaaatcaaaactatgagatatcatctcactccagttaaaatggcttttgtcaaaaagacaggcCATAatgaatgctggcgaggatgtggagaaaggagaaccctcatacactgttggtggaaatgtaaattagtgcaaccactatggaaaacagtgcagAAGTTCctctaaaaactgaaaatagaactaccatatggccCAGAAATCTcattgctgggtatatatccaaaggatgggaattcagtatatcgaaaacatatctgtactcccatgtttattgcagcactatgtacaatagccaagatgtggaatcaacctaagtgtccatcaatggatgaatgaataaagaaaatgtggggcatatacacaacagaatattattcagccacaaaaagaatgaaatcctgccatttgaaactACATGGATGGACGTGTAGAACATcatgtgaagtgaaataagccaagcacagaaagacaaacctcgcatgttctcacttatatatggagctaaatattaaaaaataattatctcacagagacagagagtagaatgatggttaccagaggctgggaaggggatcAGGGAGGGGGTGATAAAGTGCAGATGGTTAATGGgttcaaaaatacagttagatcgATAgagtgaacaatatttgatagcacaacaaagtgactataatcaacaataagttagggtatactttaaaataactaaaagagtgaaattggaatgttccttaCACAAAGAAGTGTTAAATGCCTAAGGTGATGTATACCCCAATTaacctgatttgattaattcacattgaatgcctgtatcaaagcatcgcaggtacccataataattaaaaatataaataaaataaaagaacacaaaaaggagaaagaggagatcaTTCTAGTTACCTAGAGTATGTACAGGAAGGTAACTGGGAGAGCCCAGTAATTCACATAGAAAGCATTAATCAAGCCTTTAGGGCCTTTTTTCAACAGAGaaacattttgcccttttctTTTTGAGTTAAGTTAATTTTCTGTATGATTTGTGGtattaaataaagaatgaaaggaagggtGGAAAAACATTTAACAACCTTCCATTTTGTTGGCATTCCAGACCATGCCTAGCAGAGTGTGTACAATTAATTGATTCATTATGTGCTGACTTGGCTTGGATAGGTTGATAAGGAACCTACTAAACAGGGAGTTTTATTCTTCTTCAGCATTTAAAGTACCCCCCCACCTCCATCTGTGGATTTGATTTCCATAGTTTCAGTTACCTACAAGCAActgcagtccaaaaatattaaatggaaaattccagcaataaacaattcataagtatTAAATTACGTGCAGTTCCGAACATGATGAAATCTCTTGCCATTCCTCTCTGTTCTGCCTgagacatgaatcatccctttgtctagTGTATCCACGCTGTATACGTTGCCCGCCTATTAGTATCATCATCACTTGCTCCTGATATCCAACCATCAGCATCATCATGGCTCAATGATCCAGGATCACCTGAAGCAGATGATTCTCCTTCTCCTGTATCATTAGAAGGTCAAAATTGCCAAACACGTCACAATGCCTACGTCACTTACCTCATCTCATCTCATCACATAGGCATTTTATCATCTTTCATCATCAAAAAAAGGGTGAGtactttgagagagagagagagagagagagaagagtgagggagagagagagaccatattcaaaataatttttattacagtatattgttataattgttctattttattattaagtattcttgttaatttcttactgtgcctaatttataaattaaattttattgtaagTATGTACGTGTATGTATagggaaaaaacatagtatacatagggtttggcactttctgtggtttcgggcatccactgagggtcttgaAAGGTATTGCCCTTGGATAAGAGGGGACTATTGTACTTAGAAGTAAAGGCATTTCGGATATATTGTTAAACCCATGACTGTTTGCAGAATAAGTTACACTTTGTAGTTCGTCTCCTTATCCCCATGAAATCAGCTTGAAAATTAAAAGCATCAAAAGcagttttaaagggaaaaaagagtaaccaaaaaataaaaaagttctaaTCTAGGTAATACGAAAAGTGGAcccaattttttcatatttttgtgatcATGGGAGAATTATGTGCCAAATAAAGCTACATGAACCTGATTCCTTTTAGAAATTATTGTAAGAGAAACAtagttttattttggaaaaaatggaaaatacctaaatgaagacaaaaattaaaaatattcataactgTACAAATCACAGATaacaaatcttaatttttttggtgCATTTCTATTGATCATTATGCATGTATATTTTCACAAAATTGGGCTCCTATAGTAAACACAGGTTTGAATCTTGATTTTATCACTTATAGGTATAATAATAAACATTACCctttattgttaaatattattttaaatattatttttaaatctgttataTTTCTGTAGCCAATATTGTTGCAAATTAGATTTTaatcacttttcattttattaatgtaagaaaaaaaccttacattttcAGTTTTGACTCCATTAATTTTCTGAGGTTATGTTTTTAGAATAAGAATTATGACATTAAATAGGAGAACATTTTCAAGGCTTTTGGTAAACTTAAGTCATATGGCATCCAAGAAGTTTATGCCAATTTCttaggtcaatttttttttctttttcctttttttttatttcagcttatcatgggagTACAAAAATTCAGGATCTATATATTGctcatgtcccgcccatcccccccaagtcagagcttcaagcgtgtccattctccagacagtgcgcaatgcactcatcatgtaggtatacacccatggCAGACACTTGCACTTTCTTCCTGTAGTTGCTAACTAAAATCAGCGTATGGGCTAGAACCAGACTCTTTCATGAAGGGTTGCCCCCTCCGCTAGCTGTTCTGGGAGAGGTAATTTCTGGTAAGAACTGTCCCTGGAGCCCTCTGCACCTCTTTGTTCCTCAGGGTGTAAATGAGAAGGTTGAGCAGCGTGGTGTCTGCTGTGAACACCAGAGAGGGAAGTGGATTCTACTTGAGGGTTTATCTAGAGTGGGACACAGGTACGTGAAGATCAACAGCCGTGAGCAGCAGGACtgtgctgaggtgggaggaacgtTAGCGCCCCCTGCTGAGTGGATCTGTGAACAGCAGCCATTGTGAAGGCCTAGCAGGTGGTGAGGCGGGTGGAACAGCAAAGACTAGGGAGGAGAGCCACCAGCACAGAGCGCTCACGCAGGGGGTGCTGCCACCAAGACCAGATGTAGTTCTCCATACCCCAGCACagctggcacgtagtaggtgttTCGTCAATGAGTGCAAATTCCTGTCCTCCCTCTggcatgaatgaaagaaaatgaaggtgACCAGTGGAATGTACGGAGTGAAGGAAATTGTTGCATTAAATAAGCTACGGTTTGCCATATATTGATatccaaaacaataataaactaTATTTCTTTGAGTAAAATGTATGTCTATATGAATATTCCTTATTTAAGGCACCTTTTCAAGAACAAACTAATATTCTAATAaactaatataataatatataataatgtaatataatataataagcTAATGTGATCGACTGCCTCTTCAGGAGGCAGCATGTGTAAAGGCATCAGCCTTTATTCACAGCATGTCTGAAGTTCCTGAAAGAGCAATCGCTATTGGTGAGTTGCAACTCCTTAAAGAGAGGCTAAAAAGACTAGAGCTCCTACGTTGAAAGTTTTGTCCAAATTTTCAAACCTTACTGAAAGCACTTCAGGAAAATAAGTGCAGATTGTGGACATGGGGCAAATACGGCAAAAAAGAAGTATCAGGTGCAAAGTGTGGGGAAGTAAATAATTCTCTTTGTCAAAGAGTTCATTGACATAACAGACACCCCAGGTCCCCTAAGCCTTCAACTGATGTCAGAGGCTCCTTTACCGATGACGGCATTCCTCAGAGCACCTTTGACATCCTTGTTCCTAAGGGTGTAAATCAAAGGGTTGAGTAAGGGAGTGACGAAAGTGTAGACCAGCGCGATTTGGCAGTCCTCATCCCCCGAGGTGCTGGAGCGCGGGCGCAGGTAGACCAGACTGCAGCAGCCGTACTGCAGCAGGACCACGgcgaggtgggaggagcaggtggagaaggcccGGCGGCGGCCCTCGGCCGAGCGAATGCGCAGGATGGCGGAGGTGATGAACACGTAGGAGACACAGATGAGCAGGAAGGGGACGGTCAGCACGAGGATGCCGACGACGTAGAGCACAGCCTGGTGCACGCGGATGTCAGCACAGGCCAGGCGCAGGACCGGAGGCACATCGCAGAGGAAGTGGTTGATTTCGCGGCGGTGCCCGCAGAAGGGCAGGGTGAAGATTAAGGCGGTGAGCTGCAGCGAGAGCAagagggccaggcccagggcgCCGGCCACCATCTGCGCGCACAGCTTCGGGGTCATGATGAGGGCGTAGTGCAGCgggtggcagatggccacatagcgatcGTACGCCATGACTGCCAGGAGAAAACAGTCCGTGCTGCCAAGGGTGACAAAGAAGAACATTTGGGCTCCACATCCAGCCAACGGAATGGGCTTCTGGGCCCCCAAAATGTTGGAGAGCATCAAGGGCACCACGACAGAAGTGTAGCAGATTTCCAGGAAAGAGAGGTTGGACAGGAAGAAGTACATCGGGGTGCGGAGGGAGCTGTGTGTGCACACCACCCCGATGATGGCTGTGTTGCCGCAGAGGATCATCAAgtacaggaggaggaagagaaggaagagcaggGCCTGGAATTCGGGGACGGTGGTGAACACGCGGAACACGAACTCAGTGGGGCCGGAGTGGTTGAGGGCAGGTTTCCAAGCCAACATGCCTTCTGCAGAAGCGGCAGAGGAGGCCCTGAGCCCTCATTGGCTGAGTTCCTTTATTGCTTGCATAAAAGCACggactttaaattttgtttggaaTTACCTATTTAGCATCCAGTTTCCAATCACAATGCTTGGGAATGAATTCACGATGGAAGGTTTGGTATAATTTTCCTTGGAAATCTTCATGAATGGGATAGATAGTCATCTGTAGAAGTTCCTGGGGACAAGATATGTAGTTGtttcttgtgaatttttttttttttaattttactctgGTATTTTTAATCCAGTTGATGAGAGCTAATACtttgcttgtatttatttattttattattatttttttatttcagcatattggggtataaatgtttaggttatgtataaaaataaagaattgtatGGTTGTACGTACGTATTGTAAAATCAGTTAAATGGATGTGTTGTTTACTTTTTTGGTAAACATTCTCATTGAAATATAACATATGTATAGAGAAACTCACAAAAAGTGTACAccttgacttacaatttttttacACAGTAAATACGCTGGTATAACTACTACCACGATTAAGAACTAGAACAATTCCAGTAACCTACAAGCATCCTGCATGTCTCCTCTCAGTCTTATCCCTCACAAaagtaatcatatttttaaaaattttatcattgtAGATTAGTTTATGTTTCAACCTCTATGTGAAATGATAATGATTTGGCAGTCCTCTGTACTTTATTATAACTGAATGCAATATCATGTCTGCAAAGATTATTCTTGCTGTTCTTTGTAGCAATACTCtgttttttccattgctttataGTATCCCATTTTATGGCAATACTGTAAGTTATTCATGAGTTGTTCACTTTTAAATTCAGTTGTTTTGACTCCATATAAAACTAGACAAACatcttttattccatttctttttgatACTTACTCTTCGTgcatttcctttcatttgaatattttctctaaatttctaACCAGGTACCTAAACTTTTGGACTCAGATTCAAAGGAAAGGGAAGTGAATAGAATAAGGTTAAAACTAAAATAGAGCTTCCTAAGAAAAgacaataagaaaactaaaaatgcaaTAGCAGATTGCATTAGAAGAAACAAGAGAATAAAAGAGTTTTGTAAGCatctggaaagggaaaaatagcttTAAATTAAGCACTTTCAGGTTGGACCACGaccttatttttaatacaaaaattcaaGAAACAATATCTATAgagttttaagaaaaacaaattgttgtgaaagaattctatacccagacCTTAGTGATTTATGttaaaaagcaacagaaatactTTCTCAGATTTATGAGGGCTTAGGAAATAACATCACTTTTGTTTAGCATTGTGTTTTGTGATCCAACCAATGcaataaggcagaaaaaagatGCAGAAGATGTGATTGCATAACTGAAAGCACAacagaatcaaatgaaaaaatgagGACCAATAAGATATTCATTATGGTAGTTCATCCCAAATGAAATGTAGTAGATGGTCTTTTATCTAATCTTCACTTAACTGATGTGTCAGATTAACCAGTGTCCCTCATTCCCTCTGTACAACACACAGCATAAGGCTGTGACACACCGAGCACAAGAGACCTGAGCTTACTCTGCAGCATATCTGAGCATTCTTACGCCCACAggggtgttgcatgcctgtaagTCAGTTGGATTTTCCTCAAACCTGCTTATGTCAtgtgtattcattttttataattaagtaaTTGTATTAAACATTACAAAATCAAATAAGGTGTTATTGTGAACATGAAggtatttaatgaaaattaataattgaATACTTGAGAAATACTTGATAATTACAAGTTGCTAAAAATTGCCGTGGAATAAGGTTATGAGCCAGGCCTCTATAAAAGGTTAGGAAGAAATGtcataaaattttgaataattttctattcatatttGACATGAGTCTAATTTTCACTCCATATTAAAAAAGATAAGGCTGggttcggtggctcacacctgtaatcctagcactctgggaggccgaggcgggtggatggctcgaggtcaggagttcgtgaccagcctgagcaagagcgagaccccgtctctactaaaaatagaaagaaattagctggccaactaaaaatatatatagaaaaaaattagctgggcatggtggcacatgcctgtagtctcagctactcgggaggctgaggcagtaggatcgcttaagcccaggagtttgaggttgctgtgagctaggctgacaccatggcactctagcccaggcaacagagcgagactctgtctcaaaaaaataataaaaaaaaagataaaactgtaaTTAATACATGATGCATGCAAGAAAGGCTTTGACTTCAGGTAACACAAACTCAAAGTAAAGCTCTTGGCTTTATATCCGAAGGTTGATGCATAAAAGTCTATCTGTATGATTTAAgttaaagtaaaatgaataacttttacatacatacatacatacatactaagTAGTATGTAGTTTATACTTTGGATCAcaggcctttctttcttttctttttttaaaaatcaatgatactAGTTAGAAAATGTCCTTCCTCCCCAAACAaccaaaatgaatgaataaataataaaacaccaGTGAATAAACTTAATAAATACAAGTAGCACTATCAGAAGAAAACTACGAAGCTTTGCACATATGTGCCTGGGTGGAAACACTCAATATTTTGGTGTTAATTGACTCTGAAATAATGCATGAATTCCATGCAATTCCTATCTAAATCCCTAGAAGAACAAACAagtgaaaagacaaaagaatgttaaaaaaaaaaaaagtgccacaGTGGAGTGAAACTTGTATCACAAGACATTAAAATATACCACAAATAATTATATGTTATTATATCATAAATCAAAATGGTATTTGTAGAGCAGCAGAAACCCAGCACAATAGAACAGAATCACTAATAACACCTAGCTCTATTGTGCTTATTGCGTCAGACATTATTCTAtacactttacatttattaagtCATTTCATACCAGCCCTCCATAAAGGGGCTCTTATaactgttttacagatgaggaaactgaggcacagagaggttaagtagcctGCCCAAGTAatttacacagctagtaagtgctgGAATGGAAATTTAAACATAGGCAGGCTGGCTCCACTTAATCACTTTATTATATTATC
Encoded proteins:
- the LOC138384526 gene encoding olfactory receptor 10Q1, whose product is MLAWKPALNHSGPTEFVFRVFTTVPEFQALLFLLFLLLYLMILCGNTAIIGVVCTHSSLRTPMYFFLSNLSFLEICYTSVVVPLMLSNILGAQKPIPLAGCGAQMFFFVTLGSTDCFLLAVMAYDRYVAICHPLHYALIMTPKLCAQMVAGALGLALLLSLQLTALIFTLPFCGHRREINHFLCDVPPVLRLACADIRVHQAVLYVVGILVLTVPFLLICVSYVFITSAILRIRSAEGRRRAFSTCSSHLAVVLLQYGCCSLVYLRPRSSTSGDEDCQIALVYTFVTPLLNPLIYTLRNKDVKGALRNAVIGKGASDIS